The DNA region CTATCCTTCTTCAGCAAACCCGGCGTCATTTGCCATGACAACCACAGATTCGATGTTCCGGTCGCTTCCGGCTCTTTCCTGACCTCCGGAATGGTGATTGCCCCCTGTTCCATGGGGTGCCTTGGCAGGATCGCCTCAGGGGTCTCTTCAGACCTCCTGACAAGGGTGGCCGATGTCCACCTCAAGGAGGGGCGCAAACTCATCCTCCTGCCGCGTGAAACCCCCTTATCAGCCATCCATCTGGAAAATATGTTCAAGCTCTCTCGAGCTGGAGCGACAATCATGCCCCCAATGCCCCCCCACACCAGCAGGCCCGCTTCAGTAGCCGATATGGCCAAAATAATGGCCAGCAGGGTGCTGGATCAACTAGGGATTGAAAACGACCTCTCCCCACGTTACGAAGGGGCCCAAAGGGCTTAAAATGACCCGGAATGGCTGAAATAAGAGTGCTTTTCCTGGGAAGCGGCACATCAACGGGTGTCCCGATGATAGGATGCGATTGCGCCACATGCAAATCGGTCAACCCCAAGGACAAAAGGCTCCGATCCTCTGTTCTCATGCGGTGGGAGGATGGGGGTATTGAAAGGAGTGTGCTTATAGACACCTCTACCGACCTGCGTCAGCAGGCTTTGAACAATGACCTCAAGCGGATAGATTCAGTCCTCTTTACCCATGCACACGCCGACCATATTCATGGCATCGATGAACTCCGCAGTTTCAATTATCTGCAGAATCAGATCATCCCATGCTACGGCTCTGAACATACGCTCTCGCGCATTAAAACGATGTTCGATTATATCTTTACCGGTACGGAGCCGGGGGGAGGGAAACCGCGCCTCTCCCTGCACCCAGTTTCGGGCGGCTTCGACCTTTTCGGCAGAAGGGTGGAGTCGCTCCCAGCGATGCACGGAAAGCTCGAGGTCTTCGGGTATCGGGTTGGCTCGGTCGCGTATATAACAGACTGCAATTTCATCCCTGAAACGACTTTGAAAAAGATGGAAGGGGTGAAACTTCTGGTCATCGGCGCGGTGCAGATATCAAGGCATGTTACTCATTTCAAGATCGACGAAGCGATTGATATATCCAGGAGGGTAGGGGCCGAAAAAACCTACCTGACACATCTGAACCATCAGATAAAGCATGATGTTGTTTCTTGTACACTTCCTGAAAATGTGTTCCTTGCGTACGATGGCCTCGAAAAGGTATCGGGTTAAGAGTGGGCTTTAAGCAGATATAATTGCATGATGAAGAAAACGAAAGTGGCTTTTCTGGACCGCGACGGTACGATCAACGAGGAAAAGGGGTATATAAAGGAGCCCTCCGAAATAGAGATCATCTCGGGTTCGGCCGGTGCAGTGGAAAAACTGAACAAGGCCGGTTATCTGGTTTTCGGAATTTCAAATCAGTCGGGAATTGCGCGGGGATATTTTTCAGTTGATGACGTTTTGAAAGTCAACCGCAGAACGATCGAACTGGTCGGCGAAGGGGGCGGTGAAATTATCGAGATATTCTTTTGCCCCCATCATCCGGAAGGGAGTGTTCCTGAATATTCCATGAAGTGTGGATGC from Nitrospinota bacterium includes:
- a CDS encoding UbiX family flavin prenyltransferase; its protein translation is MGRKKPVIVLAISGASGSLYGKEIFEALFSVGIEIHLIITDTATKIMKDEISLDLSFFSKPGVICHDNHRFDVPVASGSFLTSGMVIAPCSMGCLGRIASGVSSDLLTRVADVHLKEGRKLILLPRETPLSAIHLENMFKLSRAGATIMPPMPPHTSRPASVADMAKIMASRVLDQLGIENDLSPRYEGAQRA
- a CDS encoding MBL fold metallo-hydrolase — its product is MAEIRVLFLGSGTSTGVPMIGCDCATCKSVNPKDKRLRSSVLMRWEDGGIERSVLIDTSTDLRQQALNNDLKRIDSVLFTHAHADHIHGIDELRSFNYLQNQIIPCYGSEHTLSRIKTMFDYIFTGTEPGGGKPRLSLHPVSGGFDLFGRRVESLPAMHGKLEVFGYRVGSVAYITDCNFIPETTLKKMEGVKLLVIGAVQISRHVTHFKIDEAIDISRRVGAEKTYLTHLNHQIKHDVVSCTLPENVFLAYDGLEKVSG
- a CDS encoding HAD family hydrolase, which produces MMKKTKVAFLDRDGTINEEKGYIKEPSEIEIISGSAGAVEKLNKAGYLVFGISNQSGIARGYFSVDDVLKVNRRTIELVGEGGGEIIEIFFCPHHPEGSVPEYSMKCGCRKPGTNLITEASEKYGLEFTEKIVIGDKICDLELGKRIGAVTVLVATGYGASERKNLEEMQMAGPDLHAENLAQAVDLILGNSNSG